A window of Lacibacter sediminis contains these coding sequences:
- a CDS encoding DUF4249 domain-containing protein: protein MQRLVLLSSLFLLLLGCEKKVDFDLKDAAQLLTVDASIENGQDPVVILTKSLNYFSKVSADVISNSLVKDAEVFISNGSTTHQLRRYDMVIPGTTVPFSFYSSDPANPLTIIKGELGKQYQLRIVWQQKEYNATTNIPQIRKTIDSLWWVKAPNTPDTSKKIVVRAKVKDPQPFGDYARYFTKVNSEPFLPGFNSVFDDAFVNGTTYMVDVDRGIDRNVDLDFDEYGFFKKGDTVTVKFSNIDKATFDFWRTVEFSYQSIGNPFSSPTKILGNISNGALGYFGGYANQFTTVIIPR from the coding sequence ATGCAACGACTTGTATTGCTCAGCAGTTTGTTCCTGTTACTGCTGGGATGTGAAAAGAAAGTAGATTTTGACCTGAAAGACGCCGCTCAGTTACTCACTGTTGATGCTTCTATTGAAAACGGGCAAGATCCGGTAGTGATCCTTACAAAAAGCCTCAACTATTTTTCAAAAGTTTCAGCCGATGTGATCAGCAATTCATTGGTGAAAGATGCAGAGGTTTTTATTTCCAATGGCAGCACCACACATCAGCTACGCAGGTACGACATGGTGATACCGGGTACAACTGTTCCCTTTAGTTTTTACAGCAGCGACCCAGCAAATCCTTTAACAATCATAAAAGGAGAATTAGGGAAGCAATACCAGCTCCGTATTGTTTGGCAGCAAAAAGAATACAATGCCACAACAAATATTCCGCAGATAAGAAAAACGATCGATTCACTATGGTGGGTAAAGGCGCCCAATACGCCTGATACAAGCAAAAAGATAGTTGTAAGGGCAAAAGTGAAAGACCCGCAGCCATTTGGCGATTATGCACGTTATTTCACCAAAGTTAACAGCGAACCGTTCTTGCCTGGTTTTAACTCTGTGTTTGATGATGCGTTTGTGAATGGCACAACTTATATGGTTGATGTGGACCGTGGCATTGATCGTAATGTTGACCTGGATTTTGATGAGTATGGATTTTTCAAAAAAGGAGATACTGTTACCGTCAAATTCAGCAATATTGATAAAGCCACATTCGATTTCTGGCGAACAGTAGAGTTCAGTTACCAAAGCATCGGCAACCCGTTTTCTTCTCCCACCAAAATACTGGGCAATATCAGTAATGGTGCATTAGGCTATTTTGGCGGTTATGCCAACCAGTTTACTACGGTTATTATTCCCCGTTAA
- a CDS encoding sigma-70 family RNA polymerase sigma factor, with the protein MRQLKIATQITNRDSQAVEKYLQEISKIPMITPEEETTLAQRIKMGDQRALDKLVQSNLRFVVSVAKQYQHQGLSLSDLINEGNLGLIKAAQRFDETKGFKFISYAVWWIRQSILQALAEQGRLVRLPQNKIGTYNKANKAYMAFEQEHEREPSTEELADILEMSETEINNIFQSNTRHTSLDAPVHEAEDVAMGDLLEGSDDTDEDVMKDSLRNEIRRVLKSLSPREAEIVNAYFGLDGENGVTIEQIGQKYDLTKERIRQIKERAIKRLQKARYSNALKSYLGN; encoded by the coding sequence ATGCGGCAGCTCAAAATTGCAACTCAGATTACCAATCGTGATTCACAAGCGGTTGAGAAGTATTTACAGGAAATATCAAAGATCCCCATGATCACGCCCGAGGAGGAAACAACTCTTGCTCAGCGTATTAAAATGGGTGATCAGCGAGCTTTGGATAAATTGGTACAATCGAACCTTCGTTTCGTAGTATCAGTAGCCAAGCAATATCAACACCAGGGTTTATCTTTAAGTGACCTGATCAATGAGGGTAATCTCGGTTTGATCAAAGCCGCTCAGCGTTTTGATGAAACCAAAGGTTTTAAATTCATTTCTTACGCTGTTTGGTGGATCCGTCAATCAATTCTGCAAGCTTTGGCTGAACAGGGTCGTTTGGTGCGTTTGCCACAGAATAAGATCGGTACTTATAATAAAGCCAACAAGGCATACATGGCGTTTGAACAGGAACATGAGCGTGAGCCTTCAACTGAGGAGCTTGCTGATATTCTTGAAATGAGCGAAACAGAGATCAACAATATCTTCCAAAGCAATACCCGTCACACTTCTTTAGATGCACCTGTGCACGAAGCAGAAGATGTAGCAATGGGTGATTTGCTGGAAGGCAGTGATGATACAGATGAAGATGTAATGAAGGATTCTTTGCGTAACGAGATCCGTCGTGTGTTGAAATCTCTCAGCCCACGTGAAGCGGAGATCGTAAATGCTTATTTTGGATTGGATGGCGAAAATGGTGTTACCATTGAGCAGATCGGTCAGAAATATGATTTGACCAAAGAGCGTATCCGCCAGATCAAAGAAAGAGCGATCAAACGTTTACAGAAAGCCCGCTACAGCAATGCGCTGAAGAGCTATCTCGGAAATTAA
- a CDS encoding threonine aldolase family protein: protein MEWIDLRSDTVTQPTKGMKEVMWQAELGDDVFGEDATVNNLEETAAKLFGMEAGLFCPSGTMTNQIAIKMHTQPGDEVICDELSHVYQYEGGGIAFNSGASVRLLQGDRGRIKATHVSDAINNRDDVHKAISSLVVLENTSNRGGGSCYELEDIAAIKDVCKANNLILHLDGARLFNALVAKQQSAMDYGQLFDSISICLSKGLGSPIGSVLLGTKEKIKKARRLRKVFGGGMRQAGIIAAAGLYALEHHVERLATDHEHAKLIEATLLNNHNVETVLPVETNIVIFRVKENINADELVLKLKEKGILCFTMGKQQIRFVLHLDVTESMVQRTIELLQKI from the coding sequence ATGGAATGGATTGATTTAAGAAGTGATACTGTAACCCAACCAACCAAGGGGATGAAAGAAGTTATGTGGCAGGCTGAGTTGGGTGATGATGTGTTTGGAGAAGATGCCACTGTTAATAACTTGGAAGAAACCGCCGCAAAACTGTTTGGAATGGAGGCTGGATTGTTCTGTCCATCAGGCACAATGACCAACCAGATCGCCATAAAAATGCACACCCAACCCGGTGACGAAGTGATCTGTGATGAATTAAGCCATGTTTACCAATACGAAGGCGGAGGTATTGCCTTCAACTCCGGTGCTTCTGTACGATTATTACAGGGCGATCGTGGGCGTATAAAAGCCACCCATGTTTCAGATGCCATTAATAACAGGGATGATGTGCACAAAGCCATTTCAAGCTTAGTGGTGCTGGAAAATACCAGCAACCGTGGCGGTGGCAGTTGTTATGAACTCGAAGATATAGCGGCCATTAAAGACGTCTGCAAAGCAAATAACCTCATCCTGCATCTTGATGGTGCCCGTCTTTTCAATGCCTTGGTAGCGAAACAACAATCGGCAATGGATTACGGACAGTTATTCGATTCTATTTCTATTTGTTTGAGTAAAGGGCTTGGCTCACCTATTGGCAGCGTGTTGCTCGGAACAAAAGAAAAGATAAAAAAAGCAAGACGACTCCGGAAAGTATTTGGCGGCGGTATGCGGCAAGCCGGGATCATCGCTGCTGCAGGTTTATATGCATTGGAACATCATGTTGAACGATTGGCAACAGATCATGAGCATGCGAAATTGATTGAAGCAACGCTGCTGAATAATCACAATGTGGAAACCGTATTACCGGTTGAAACCAACATCGTCATCTTCCGTGTAAAAGAAAACATCAATGCAGATGAACTTGTATTGAAGCTAAAAGAAAAAGGCATTCTTTGCTTTACAATGGGTAAACAGCAGATACGTTTTGTTTTGCATCTTGATGTAACAGAAAGCATGGTTCAACGTACAATTGAGTTGCTACAAAAAATATAA